One window of Leguminivora glycinivorella isolate SPB_JAAS2020 chromosome 9, LegGlyc_1.1, whole genome shotgun sequence genomic DNA carries:
- the LOC125229668 gene encoding uncharacterized protein LOC125229668, with amino-acid sequence MDIPSVPLEGATVKFRRAQASRLRHQHKLLLHTYKCQREEARAKGESYRCRVMGCQKMRGLVDHMVSCPADKKCSWPSGCTSLRKLMRHYSKCTREYCPACTQKTEWQMTVTEEERSEIVDLLVNMVPTTNSFFTMWFMKSRSNFPTESYLKVTERFAYITAKSRDEYFRTLAVYKWNIEMEIMEIEKEVQELAKRRDEVNSEPEEPDDIEPV; translated from the exons ATGGATATTCCTagc GTCCCTCTAGAAGGCGCCACCGTAAAGTTTAGACGCGCCCAAGCTTCACGCCTGCGGCATCAGCATAAACTATtgctacatacatacaaatgtcAGAGAGAAGAGGCACGGGCTAAAGGCGAGAGCTACCGATGTAGAGTTATGGGCTGCCAAAAAATGAGGGGACTTGTTGACCATATGGTGTCATGTCCA GCTGATAAGAAATGTTCTTGGCCATCGGGTTGTACATCTTTGAGAAAACTGATGCGGCATTATTCAAAGTGCACCAGGGAATACTGCCCAGCCTGTACACAGAAGACAGAGTGGCAAATGACTGTGACAGAAGAAGAAAGAAGCGAAATTGTTGATCTACT GGTGAATATGGTCCCAACCACAAATTCGTTCTTTACCATGTGGTTTATGAAGAGTCGCTCCAACTTTCCCACGGAATCATACTTGAAAGTAACAGAACGCTTCGCCTACATCACGGCTAAAAGCAGGGACGAGTACTTCCGCACACTGGCTGTGTACAAATGGAACATAGAAATGGAAATAATGGAGATAGAGAAAGAAGTTCAAGAGTTGGCGAAGAGACGGGATGAAGTAAATAGTGAGCCGGAAGAGCCAGATGATATTGAGCCAGTATGA